In Deltaproteobacteria bacterium, a genomic segment contains:
- the hslO gene encoding Hsp33 family molecular chaperone HslO, whose protein sequence is MSGNGAILLRASAAGETIRAMAAITTDVVEEARLRHGTYPTATAALGRTLTAGLLLGATMKDEEGLSIELVGDGPLRRVMVTTNGDGRVRGYVSRPGTHLPSRNGKLDVAGAIGEGLLCVMRTQPWNKEPYRSVMKLVSGEIAEDIAHYLVTSEQMPSATALGVFVNVDGTVGAAGGFLVQILHGAAPDLTELVERNVAALPHVTSLIRNGAGPDDILAAVLAGLEVRRIADAPVRFACSCTRERVLGALLLLGAGEIEDMVQNEGKADVRCEFCAERYTVDASELTMLIRDAEGSA, encoded by the coding sequence ATGAGCGGCAACGGCGCCATTCTCCTGCGCGCGAGCGCGGCAGGCGAGACGATCCGCGCGATGGCCGCGATCACGACCGACGTCGTGGAGGAGGCTCGCCTCCGTCACGGTACCTATCCGACGGCAACGGCGGCCCTCGGCCGGACCCTCACCGCCGGGCTCCTTCTCGGCGCGACGATGAAGGACGAGGAAGGACTCTCGATCGAGCTCGTGGGCGACGGCCCGCTCCGGCGCGTCATGGTGACGACCAATGGCGACGGCCGCGTGCGCGGCTACGTTTCCCGCCCCGGGACGCATCTTCCGTCGAGGAACGGCAAGCTCGACGTCGCCGGCGCGATCGGCGAGGGTCTGCTCTGCGTCATGCGGACGCAGCCCTGGAACAAAGAGCCGTACCGGAGCGTCATGAAACTCGTGTCCGGCGAGATCGCCGAGGACATCGCGCACTACCTGGTCACGTCGGAGCAAATGCCGTCGGCGACGGCGCTCGGCGTGTTCGTGAACGTCGACGGCACGGTCGGCGCCGCGGGCGGCTTCCTGGTGCAGATCCTGCACGGGGCTGCACCGGACCTGACGGAGCTCGTCGAGCGCAACGTTGCCGCCTTGCCGCACGTGACCTCGCTGATCCGCAACGGCGCCGGACCGGACGATATTCTCGCTGCCGTGCTCGCCGGCCTCGAGGTCCGGCGCATTGCCGATGCGCCTGTCCGCTTCGCCTGCTCGTGCACCCGCGAGCGCGTGCTCGGCGCGCTCCTGCTTCTCGGCGCCGGAGAGATCGAGGACATGGTCCAGAACGAAGGCAAGGCGGATGTGCGGTGCGAGTTCTGCGCCGAGCGGTATACGGTCGACGCCTCGGAGCTGACGATGTTGATACGAGATGCCGAAGGCTCGGCGTGA